The Prinia subflava isolate CZ2003 ecotype Zambia chromosome 5, Cam_Psub_1.2, whole genome shotgun sequence genome window below encodes:
- the KLHL28 gene encoding kelch-like protein 28 isoform X3, producing MSSKPRLKGSDSPEPGMDPSSPPFLLAKLTPLHSEQLLQGLNLLRQHQELCDVVLRVGEAKIHAHKAVLASISPYFKAMFTGNLSEKENAEVEFQCVDEAALQAIVEYAYTGTVFISQDTVESLLPAANLLQVKLVVKECCAFLESQLEPGNCIGISRFAETYGCHELYLAASKFICQNFEDVCQTEEFLELTHAELDEIVSNDCLNVVTEETVFYALEAWVKYDVQERQKYLAQLLHCVRLPLLSVKFLTRLYEANHLIRDDHTCKHLLNEALKYHFMPEHRLSHQSMLLTRPRCAPKVLCAVGGKAGLFACLDSMEMYFPQTDSWIGLAPLSIPRYEFGVCVLEQKIYVVGGIATHVCQGISYRKHESSVECWDPDTNTWSSLERMFESRSTLGTAVLAGELYALGGYDGQAYLRSVEKYVPKGKEWQLVAPMSRTRSCFAAAVLDGMIYAIGGYGPAHMNRYVTVPPWAPANPLGRVFNPCPAHMNRYVTVPP from the exons ATGAGTTCGAAGCCCAGGCTGAAAGGGTCTGACAGCCCAGAGCCCGGG ATGGACCCGTCGTCCCCGCCGTTCCTGCTGGCCAAGCTGACGCCGCTGCACtcggagcagctcctgcagggcctcaACCTGCTGcggcagcaccaggagctctgcGACGTGGTGCTGCGCGTGGGCGAGGCCAAGATCCACGCGCACAAGGCCGTGCTGGCCAGCATCAGCCCCTACTTCAAGGCCATGTTCACCGGGAACCTGTCGGAGAAGGAGAACGCCGAGGTGGAGTTCCAGTGCGTGGACGAGGCGGCGCTGCAGGCCATCGTGGAGTACGCCTACACCGGCACCGTCTTCATCTCGCAGGACACCGTGGAGTCGCTGCTGCCCGCCGCCAACCTGCTGCAGGTCAAGCTGGTGGTCAAGGAGTGCTGCGCCTTCCTGGAGAGCCAGCTGGAGCCCGGCAACTGCATCGGCATCTCGCGCTTCGCCGAGACCTACGGCTGCCACGAGCTCTACCTGGCGGCCAGCAAGTTCATCTGCCAGAACTTCGAGGACGTGTGCCAGACCGAGGAGTTCCTGGAGCTGACGCACGCCGAGCTGGACGAGATCGTGTCCAACGACTGCCTGAACGTGGTGACGGAGGAGACGGTGTTCTACGCGCTCGAGGCCTGGGTCAAGTACGACGTGCAGGAGCGCCAGAAGTACCTGGCGCAGCTGCTGCACTGCGTGCGCCTGCCCCTGCTCAGCGTCAAGTTCCTCACGCGGCTCTACGAGGCCAACCACCTGATCCGGGACGACCACACCTGCAAGCACCTGCTCAACGAGGCCCTCAAGTACCACTTCATGCCCGAGCACAGACTGTCCCACCAGAGCATGCTGCTGACGCGGCCCCGCTGCGCGCCCAAGGTGCTCTGCGCCGTGGGGGGCAAGGCCGGGCTCTTCGCCTGCCTGGAcag CATGGAGATGTACTTCCCCCAGACGGACTCGTGGATCGGGCTGGCCCCCCTGAGCATTCCCCGCTACGAGTTCGGGGTGTGCGTGCTGGAGCAGAAGATCTACGTGGTGGGAGGCATCGCCACGCACGTGTGCCAGGGCATCAGCTACAGGAAGCACGAGAGCTCCGTGGAGTGCTGGGACCCCGACACCAACACGTGGAGCTCCCTGGAGAGGATGTTCGAGAGCCGCAGCACGCTGGGCACGGCCGTGCTGGCCGGGGAGCTGTACGCGCTGGGCGGCTACGACGGCCAGGCCTACCTCAGGAGCGTGGAGAAGTACGTCCCCAAGGGCAAGGAGTGGCAGCTGGTGGCCCCCATGAGCAGGACACGGAGCTGCTTCGCCGCCGCCGTGCTGGACGGCATGATCTACGCCATCGGGGGCTACGGGCCTGCCCACATGAACAGGTACGTGACTGTGCCCCCCTGGGCACCAGCAAACCCCCTGGGCAGGGTTTTTAATCCTTGTCCTGCCCACATGAACAG GTACGTGACTGTGCCCCCCTAG